Genomic segment of Caproiciproducens sp. NJN-50:
ACGCCCAACACCTCCCTGTTTCACAGCGTTTGAATTTTTAAGCGTCCCTCCAAGAAAACTTGTAACACGATTTGTTCGACTGCAATATTATATACTGTAAACCGAAAGGAGGAAATTAATAATGTGTAACAGTGGTTTCTTTGGTTGCGGTAACAATAGTTGCACCTGGGTTATTCTTCTGATTATCATTTGGGTCTGCTGTGCCGGCGGGAACAACTGCGGTTGCGGATGTGGCTGCGGCGGTGGCTGCGGTGACAATTGCGGCGGCGGCTGCGGTTGCTAAGTTCAAAAGGGGCTGCGATCTTTGTTCGCAGCCCTCAGCTTATTTTGACGCCGCTTTTTCTCGAGCCTGCATGAGGGCCTTTGCCAATTGGTCGGGACAGGAAGTAGGCCTGGAACCGCAGCGGATTCCGGAAAAGCGCCGAATTACCTCGTCAGCCTTCATTCCTTCGATCAGCGCGCAGATTCCCTGCAAATTGCCGCTGCAGCCGCCCATGATCCGAACCGAGCGGATTATGTCTCCGTCCAGTTCAATCAGCATCTCCGAAGAGCAGGTCCCGTGTGTTTTATAACGATACGTCAAGATACTTCCCCCATTGCGGCGATAATCCGGCGCGGCGCGCACCTAATTCGATCAGTCTTTTCAATTGGCCGTCCGGCGTCGTGCAGGTACCGAGCGGCACCCCCCTTTTCCGATACATTCCGTGGAAATCGGTTCCGCCCGTCATGATCAATCCATATTTTCGCGCTGTTTCCGAAAAGCTCCGTTCGTCGCCTTCCCTGTTTTTTGGGTGCCAGACTTCCACTCCGTCTATCTCGTGATCTTGGGCAAGCTGTTCCAAAAGCGCATAGCTGTCATATTCGCCGGGATGGGCCAGCACGGCAATGCCGTCCGCCTCGCGGATCCGTGCCGTCACTTCATGAACATCCGGGTAATGGACCGGCACATAGGCAAGGCCGTCCTGAGGATTGAACAAACGATGATATACGGTTCCGTAAAATTCATCCGCATCGCCCGCATCCATCAGCGCATGCATGATGTGCTGCTTGTAAACCGTCGTGCTGCCTTTCGCACGGCGTAAGATCATCTCTTTGGAAACCGGATAAATTTCAGTTACCTTTCGCATCATCATTTCCGCCGCGCGGTCCCGTTCCGCTTTCATGCGCATGCAGAGACCTTCCAAACGGCGCGGTTCTTTACAAAAATAGCACAAGATATGCGCCTTGCGCCCGGTCAGCGGGTCCACCGAGGAAAACTCCGCGCCCGGGATTACCCCGACTCCATATTTTTCCCCGGCCACCGCGGCCCCGGCAGAGCCGGAAAAGGTATCATGGTCCGTAACGGATATCACGGGGATGCCGCTTTGCGCTGCAAGCATGAGAATTTCGTCGGCCTCAACAGACCCGTCGGATATTTTTGTGTGGCAATGCAAATCCGCAGCCAATCCGGTCCTTCCTTTCAGATTTCTGATTGATTTTCCCTATTATAATCCGAAATCCGCGCGAAGGCAACTCATTGCAAAAGTTTTTCCGGAGTGAACAGACGGGCTGAAAAAAAACAGATCAGGAAGTCAGCCACAAACAAAGCGCAGGAAATCCACAGTAAAAGAATGGCTCCAACCTGATACAAACCGGTAAACTGGCCCGTAAATAAAAGCACGAATGGGAGGACGAGATAGCCGGATGTCTGGACCGATTCCACATAACTTTTGCTTTTGGCCGAAACCAAGGCCATAAAGACAACGCCGAAAACGGTTACCGCCGGAGACAGCAGGAAAAACAGGACAAGCCAGTTCCAGTTCAAAAAGAACGGCATGGCAAGCAGGACATCGCCCACAGCCATTACGATGGAAAACAAAAGAAACGAACCGGCGGTTGTGACGGCGGACAGAAAGACGCATCCCATCACCTTGGCTTTAAAGATCTTCCGTACGCTCATCGGCGTCAGAAGCAGCGTTTCCAGCGTGCCGCGCTCCTTTTCCCCCACAAAGCTGCACGCGGCGGAAACACTGGCGGACATGAGAGGAATCATCAGAAAAAACATCGGACAGATCAGATTGGTCATCAGATAAAAAATGCTCTGGCGATTGTCCAGCCCTGCCGCCTGAGGGGGCAGCAGCTTGAGCATCTGTTCCATCCCGTTCATCTTGTCCATCGGCACGTTGAGCAGAAGGGAGAGAAAAAAAACGGGCAGAACCAGGACCATGACCAGAGGGACCAGGATCAGGATACTCCGGGCCATTTTATTCTCCCAGACATCCCCGAAATCTTTACGGGCCAAAGCCTTTTCGGCGGAAGTCATCAGCTTCATTTCGCATCCCCCTTCCATTCGGCCATTCTGAAATAAATATCCTCGAGCGAAGGGCGCGCGACCTGCGCTTCATAAATGTCAAAGCCGGAGGAAACCAGATCTTTCAGCAGTCCCGGCATTTCTTCCTGATCGGCAAGGTCCCTGGCCCACCATCCGCCGTCCAGCCGTTCCAGCTTTTCCGGCGTCTGTCCTTCGCGCAGGCGGAATTTCGCGCGAAGAGGCATTCCGACTTCCCTGCTGAGGGATTCCAGATCGCCGCACGCCAGCATTCTGCCCTTGCTGATAATTCCATAGCTGTCGCACAGATCCTGCGCGCAGCTGAGCTGATGCGTACACAAAAAAACAGTGACGCCCTCCTGCCCGGCAAGCTGTGTCATCAGCGAATTGACACGCAGCACGGATTCCGGGTCCAGCCCGACGGTCGGCTCGTCCAGCAGGAGCAGCCTGGGTTTCGCAATCATGGCGCGGGCGATCGACAGCCGCTGCGCCATTCCGGTCGGGTAAGCGGAAAGCGGCTTGTCACGCGAATCCCACAAGTCAAGGCATTTCAACAACGCCTCCGCCTGCTGCCTGCATTCCCTTCTCGCCAGCCCCAGGGCCTGTCCGAAAAAAAGCATGTTTTCCATCCCGGTCAGACGGCTGTACATTTTCGCGGTTTCGGTCACAACGCCGCAGATCCGGTGGACCTCCGACGGCTTCTTCTCCGGTGAAAGGCCGAATATGGTACAGGAACCCCCCGTAGGCTTCAGCAGCCCGGCAAGCAGCTTGACCGTGGTGGTTTTTCCCGCTCCATTGGGACCAAGGAATCCAAAGACGGCACCGGAGGGAATCTCCAGTGAAAGATCATGGAGCGCATACACGGTGCCGTCGTAGGATTTCCCCAATTCCTGTGCATGAATCGCAATTTCGCTCATCCGAAATCACCTCAGTATGAGGATATCACATTTTCGGCAATTATTCCATTTTAACCTGAGAGAAATCGTGTTTCTTCTGAATATTTTCGGAAATCGACCGTTGATCCGCCCTTGCGAGAATCGCAGCGCGGTTCTTTTTCAGCTTCATCGGCTCCTCAATCCCGGCGGGACCGGCGACGCACCCGCCCTCGCAGGCCATTCCTTCCACAAAGTTTTCCGCAAGGCGTCCGGCATTCAGAATTGCCAGCGTTTTTTTGCACTCCTGAGCGCCGTTGCATTTGACGCAGGTAAAAGGCAGGTCAGCTTTTTCCTCCTGAAACACCTGGGCCACCGCGCCGGCCACACCGCCGCTTTGGGCAAACCCCTTTCCCGCGCGGCTGCCGTCCTGCTCCGTTTCCGGTTCCGCTTCCACATCGATTCCGCGGGCTGTAAACAGCGCGGCCAGCTCTTCAAAGGTAAGCACATAATCCGCAGTGTCCGGAACCTTTTGAATTTCATTTTTCTTTGCAACGCAAGGGCCGATGAATACGACTTTCGTCCGCGGATTCTGAAGGCGGAGATATCGGGCCGCCGCCGTCATAGGAGAAACCGTGTGGGACATCAGATCTTTCAGCTTGGGATAATGCTTTTCAATCAATTCCACAAAGGCAGGACAGCAGGACGTCGTCATTTTCCGTTCCGCCTCAAGCGCCTCCCTGAGTTCCCGCGCTTCCTGGGACGCGACCGCGTCCGCACCCAGAGAAACCTCCAGCGCTTCCGCAAATCCCAGCTTTTTCAGAGCACTTTTGATCATACCCGCGTCCGCCTTGCCGAAATGCCCTTCCGCCGCGGGGGCAAAACAGGCAGCGACCCGGGTTCCGTTTTTGATCGATTCTATGATCTGCAGGATTTGGGACCGGTCCGTGATGGCGCCGAACGGACAGTTTTTCATGCATGCCCCGCAGCTGATGCAGCTGGAATAATCGATCACCGACCGCTTGTACTGATCCTTTTTAATCGCGTTGACCGGGCAGGAGCGAACACAGGGCCGCAGCGTGTCGGAAATGGCGTTGTAAGGGCAAGCCGCCGCGCAGCGTCCGCATTCTCTGCACTTCTGCGGATCGATGTACGCCCCTTTGGGCGTGATGGAAATCGCGCCGAACGGGCAGGCCTCGCGACATTTTTGGGCAAGGCAGTGCTGACAATTATCCGTGACGCGGAACCGGCTGATCGGACATCCCTCGCAGGCTGCCGGAAGAACGCCGATCACATTGCAGTCCCCTTGCCCGGGCAGATTGCCGCCGCGGGCCGAAACCATACGTTCCCTGATGATTTCACGTTCCCGATAGACACAGCAGCGGAACGTGGGAAGGGGGCCCGGGATAATCTCGTACGGAATAGAGTCAAGATGTTCTTCCAAGGTTCCGTCGAAAGCATACCTTGCGACTCTGGTCAAAACCTCGAATTTCAACTGTTTGGCTTCGTTATCGTACTCAAATTTCATAGGTTCCCTCAAATTCTTATTAATAGCGTGTAAAAAGTGTGTTAAATTTTTAACGGTTTTATGGTCTTATTATATCATTGCTCTTTTTCTTTTACAAGGGTTTGCTTCATTAAAATGCTGCAAAATTGATGTAATTTTTTGTGCATTATTTCACCTGTTTCCTATGCCGATCAAGTTGCCATGCAATGCGACATCCAAAAGCTCCTGCCCAGGGAAAATCCTGAAATCCGTTCTAGGGTATCTAGACACAGAAAATCGGCCGGCACTGTCTTTCGGATAGCGCCGGCCGATTAAATTGATCTGATTCCTCTCTGTAACGGATCATTTCTATTTTCCAATGTCATGGCGATAGAAAGCGCCCTCAAAATGGATTCCGGAAGCGGCCTGATAGGCCCTTTCCAAAGCCTGAGTAAGATTTTTCCCCAATGAAGTTACACCGAGTACGCGTCCGCCGTTGGTATAAAATTTGCCGTCCCGGAACACCGTCCCGGCATGGTAAACCACAGCGCCATCGGCCTGTCCGTTTTTGTCGAGTCCGGAAATTTCAAGTCCCTTTCGATACGCGGCCGGATATCCTCCGGACGCCAGAATAACACACGCGCAGGCTTCTTCCCTCCACTCGATCGGCTGCTGCTCCAGCTTTTCCTCAGAGACAGCTTCCATGATGTCCACCAGATCGGTTCTCAGCCTCGGCAGAACCACCTGTGCCTCCGGATCGCCAAACCGGGAATTGTATTCGATGACCTTCGGCCCGTCCGCAGTCAGCATCAGGCCGAAATACAGACAGCCCTTGAACGGACGGCCTTCCTCATTCATCGCCCGGACCGTCGGCAGGAAAATTTCGTCCATACATTGTTCGGCCAGCTCCGGCGTGTAATACGGATTGGGGCTGATGGTTCCCATTCCGCCGGTATTGAGGCCCCGGTCGCCGTCCTGAGCGCGCTTATGGTCCTTGGAAGAAACCATCGGACGGATGCATTTCCCGTCTGTAAACGCGAGGACGGAAACCTCCGGCCCGGTCAGGAACTCTTCCACCACAACACGGTTGCCGGAAGCGCCGAATATTTTGTCCTCCATGATGGTTTTAATCCCCGACTGCGCCTCCTGAAAATCAGAGGCGATGATCACGCCCTTGCCGAGCGCCAGCCCGTCCGCCTTGATGACGGCGGGGTACCGGTCCTGTTCCCGAAGATAGGCAAGCGCCGCGTCCGGCCGGTCAAACACCTCATATCCCGCCGTCGGGATTCCGTATTTTTTCATCAGGTTTTTGGAAAACACCTTGCTGCTTTCAATTTCCGCCGCATTTGCCCTCGGACCAAATGCACGGATGCCGGCATCTTCCAGCGCGTCGACCATTCCCGCGGCAAGCGGATCGTCCGGCGCAACAACGACAAGGCCGATTTGATTCTCTTTTGCAAAGGACACGATCCCTTTTATGTCCGTCGCGGCAATTGGCACGCATTCGGCATCCCGGGAAATGCCGCCGTTCCCCGGCGCGCAGTAGATTGCCTCGGCTCTGGGGCTTTCTTTCAGCTTACGCACCAGCACATGCTCGCGGCCGCCGCCGCCGACCACCAGTATTTTCATTTTCTTCCCCGCCTCCCGCTCAGTGGTGGAACAGGCGAAGGCCCGTAAACGCCATGACAATGCCGTACTTGTCACAGGTCTCGATCACATTGTCGTCCCGGATCGAGCCGCCCGGCTGCGCGATATAGGAAACACCCGACCGATGCGCGCGCTCGATGTTGTCCCCAAACGGGAAAAAAGCGTCGGAGCCAAGCGAAACGCCGGTCTGCTTCGCAAGCCATTCCTTTTTTTCCTCACGGGTCAGAGGTTCCGGTTTCACGGTGAAGAAATTCTGCCAAATGCCATTCGCCAAAACATCCTGGGCATCGTCGGAGATATATACATCAATCGTGTTGTCGCGGTCGGGGCGGCGGATGTCCCCGCGGAACGGAAGCTCCATCACCTTCGGATGCTGGCGGAGGAGCCAGTTGTCGGCCTTGTTCCCCGCGAGGCGCGTGCAGTGGATCCGGGACTGCTGCCCGGCCCCGACTCCTATGGTCCTTCCGCCCTGCGCATAGCACACGGAGTTGGACTGCGTGTATTTCAGCGCGATCAGAGAGAGGATCAGGTCGCGCTTGGCCTCTTCGGGAAGACCGCAGTTTTTCGTCACGATCTTTGTCAACAGCTCCGGGCCGATGGCAGCCTCGTTGCGTCCCTGCTCAAACGTGACGCCAAACACATCCTTATGCTCCACAGGGGCCGGTCTGTAATCCGGATCGATCCGGATGATATTGTAAGTGCCTTTCCGTTTGGATTTCAGAATTTCCAGCGCCCTTTCCGTGTAGCCAGGGGCAATCACCCCGTCGGAAACCTCTCTCTTTAAAACCAGCGCCGTCTGCTCGTCGCAGACGTCCGACAGGGCCGCGAAATCGCCGTAGGAGGACATCCGGTCCGCCCCGCGCGCCGTCGCGTAGGCAGCCGCCAGCGGTGAAAGCTCCAGATCGTCCACAAAACAGATTTTTTTCACCGTTTCGGACAGATCCACCCCAAGCGCGGCCCCCGCAGGGCTGACATGTTTAAACGATGCAGCGGCCGGAAGACTGCACGCCGCCTTTAATTCCCGCACGAGCTGCCAGCTGTTGAACGCATCCAGAAAATTGATGTAGCCCGGACGTCCGTTCAGAACTTCTATCGGCAAGTCTCCGCCGTCCTTCATAAAGATCCGCGCAGGCTTCTGATTCGGATTGCAGCCGTATTTGAGCATGAATTCGTTTGCCATCTGGAGTTCCTCTCTTTCAGCGGTTTTTATTCAGAATTCTGGTTTCCGTCAGCCCGGTTTTCAGGCTGATAAAGCGGACAAAAAGCGATATTTTATTGTCTTCGTTCAAGGCGTTCCATATTCTGTGCGTCAGTTCGTCGATGGAGCCGTCCACCGCGACGCATACCGGTTCCCCCGCAAACGAAGGGAGCGGGTCCCCGTCTCCGGAATATGTATGAATCAGCCGTCCCTCTCCATCTGCCGGAGAAGCGTATTCAAAGAATTCCCGAACCGTGGTTCCCGATGTTTCCCCGCTTTTCAAAATGGACAGGGTGAACCGGAACCCGTTTTCCGTTTCCACGATCCCGGAAATTCGCGGAGTAAAATTCGGAGCATCCGGTTCAAATGTACGCGTCAGCAGCGCTTCCTCAAATGTTTTTCCAGCCTCCAGGTATTCGCAGACCGTGTCGGTCTGGTCCCCGTTCGTCACGACCGTGCGGTTTTCCAACACCCGCACCGGCGAATAGATGATAAGGGAAGGATCGCTCAGCTTCGATTCGTCAAACGCCTTGGTCCGAAGGCCCTGTCCCTCTTCTTCAAACACGCGGTTCCGGCTGTTTTCGCTGCGCCCCATAATAAAATAGGCGATCACCGCATTCCTTCCGTCTTCGCTTCTGCCGAGCAAAATTCCTCTTCCCGGGTATGGATTCCCGCCCAGGTAATCTTCCAAATTCATTCGCTGCAAGACAAATCCCCCTTTACCTTCACAATCCCGTTTTCAACTTCCAACAGTCCGGCGCAAAACAGCGCGGCCGCCTTTGGCAGCAGCTTCCATTCCGCCTGCTCCATCACCCTGCGCTGCAGAGTTTCCGGTGTGTCATCCGGAAGAACCGCCACCGCCTTTTGCAAGATAATCGGCCCGCCGTCGCAGATTTCATTGACAAAATGCACCGTCGCTCCCGTCACTTTGACCCCCTTTTTCAACGCGGCCTGATGCACGCGCAGTCCGTAGCAGCCCTCGCCGCAGAAAGAGGGAATCAGGGACGGATGGATATTGATGATTCTGTTTCGGTACCGGTCGATCACCCGCGGGCTGATGATGGTCATAAAGCCCGCGAGCACAACCAGCCCGATCCGCTCCCGTTCCAGCAGTCCGAGAAGCTCCGCGTCATAATCGTCCTGCCCGGTAAAATCGCGGCGCAGAAGCACCTTGGCCGGGATCCCGGCCCGCTCCGCGCGGGTCACCGCATAGGCGTCCTCCCGGCTTGAAATAACCAGCGTGATCCGTCCGTCCGGAATTTTTCCCGCCTTCTGCGCGTCGATCAGCGCCTGAAGGTTGGTTCCGCCGCCGGAAACCAGAACGGCGATATTCAGCATAATTCTACGCCTTCCCCGCCTTCGGCAATGCTGCCGATCACACGCGCCGGGGTCCCGCATCCATTCAGAAATTCCACGGCCCGGTCCGCGTCCACTGCCGAAACGGCGGCGCACATGCCGATCCCCATGTTGAACGTATTATACATATCGTGTTCCGGGATATTTCCCTGGCGCTGCAGAAGAGAAAAGATCGGCATCTGCGGCAGCCTGCTCTTTTCAATTTTCGCCGTCACGCCCTGCGGCAGCATCCGCGGAACGTTTTCATAAAATCCGCCTCCGGTAATATGGGAAACCGCCTTGACCTCGACTTGTTTCATCAGTTCCAGCATCGGTTTTACATAAATCCTGGTAGGTTTCAAAAGTTCTTCCCCCAGCGTGCAGCCAAGCTCGCCGATCAGCATGTTCACATTGCGCTCACCGACATTGAACACCTTGCGCACCAGAGAAAATCCGTTGGAATGCAGCCCGGAGGATTCCAGCCCGATCAGGGCGTCCCCGGGGCGGATCGATCCGCCGTCCAGAATCTTCTCCCGGTCCACCACGCCGACGGAAAACCCCGCAAGGTCGTACTCGTCTGCCGGATAAAAGCCCGGCATTTCGGCGGTTTCTCCTCCGACCAGGGCACAGCCGGCCTGCACGCAGCCGTCCGCGACGCCGGAAACGATTTTTTCAATGCTCTCCGGATGATTTTTTCCCACGGCGAGGTAGTCGAGAAAGAACAGCGGCTTCGCGCCGCAGCAGACAACGTCATTCACGCACATGGCGACACAGTCGATCCCGATGGTGTCGTGTTTGTCCATTAAAAAAGCAATCTTCAGCTTGGTCCCGACTCCGTCGGTCCCGCTGACAAAAACGGGCGCTTTCATTTCAGAAAGATCGGGCTGGAACAAACCCCCGAAGCCGCCGATTCCGGACAAAACCCCCGGAATGCTTGTCCGTTCCACATGGCTTTTGATTCGTTCCACGGCCTGATACCCCGCCGTCACATCCACGCCGGCGGCCTTGTAACTTTCACTGTAGCTTTTCATTCTGCCCTCCAAAATCCTGATCGTATGTTAGAGCTGCTCCGCCTGAGCGCGGATGTCAGCGTCTTTTGCAGAGACTTTTTCCTGCATTTGGCATTTCATTTGTTCCAGCTTTGCCGACAATTCCCCGTTTTCCACGGCGAGAATCTGAGCCGCAAGAACGGCGGCATTCTCCGCGCCGTTAATCGCGACGGTCGCCACCGGAATCCCGCCCGGCATCTGTACAGTGGCAAGCAATGCGTCCAGTCCCTCCAAAGCGGAGGATTTCATGGGGACCCCAATCACCGGAAGAGTCGTATACGAGGCGAGCACACCGGCAAGGTGAGCCGCCATTCCCGCTGCCGCGATGATGACCCCGAAGCCCTTTGATCTGGCGCTTTTGGCAAATTCAGCAGCCTCGGCCGGCGTCCTGTGCGCGGAAAGGACATGAACTTCGAAAGGGATTTCAAAAGATTTCAGCTTTTTAACGGCTGCCGAAACAACCGGAAAATCACTGTCACTCCCCATAATAACGGCTACTTTTTTCAGTTCCCGCATTTTCCTTCTCCTTTTCATATGCAAAAATCAATGTGAACTACCGGATTCCCCGCAGTGCGGCAAACGGCTGTGATTCACGGAAGAAAAACCAGCAGCAAAATAAAAAGAGACTGCGCCCTTCCCCGGCGCAGCCCGCGGTTCTACTGTAAAGTTTTCGCCCGCTCGGCAGATTCAGCATCGGCAGCATTCTTCCGCATGGAATTTTCTCCAAAACCTGCCATTGCGTCCACCTCCGAAACAATTCTTCTCTATTTTAGGCGATTCCGGTGCCAAATTCAACGGTCCTGCCGGCAATTCGGATTTTTTCGACTCTTTGGCAAGAGATGTCAATTCAAGCCAGTTCAATTTTGTGCAGACTAACCTTTTGGGTCCTCTTTCGGATCGTCGGTGACCAATTCTTTCAGCGAAGTCGCAAGGCCTGCCAGAGCCTGAATCTGGGACGGGATAATAATTTTGGTTGCCTTCCCATCCGCCGCTTTCTGAAATGCCTCCAGGCTTTTCAGCGCAATCACATTTTCGGTGGGATTTGACTGGTTGAGCAGAACGATGCTGTCCGCCAGAGCCTTCTGCACCAGCGCAATTGCTTCCGCCTGTCCCTGGGCTTCCAGAATCTTGGTCTGCTTGGTGGCATCCGCGCGCAGGATGGCGGACTCCTTTTCGCCTTCCGCAATCAAAATCGCGCTGCGCTTTTCGCCTTCTGCCGTCAGGATCTGGGCGCGGCGTTCGCGCTCGGCTTTCATCTGCTTTTCCATGGAATCCTGAATTTCCTTCGGCGGAATGATATTTTTCAGTTCCACGCGGTTGACCTTGATGCCCCAGGCATCAGTCGCCTCATCCAGGATCGTGCGGATCTGCGTATTGATCGTATCGCGGGACGTCAGCGTATGATCGAGTTCCAGATCGCCGATGATATTTCGCAGCGTCGTGGCCGAAAGATTCTCAATCGCCGAAAGCGGGCGTTCCACACCGTAAGCGTAGAGCTTCGGGTCCGTGATCTGAAAATAGACGACCGTGTCGATCTGCATGGTGACATTGTCTTTCGTAATGACCGGCTGCGGCGGAAAGTCGATCACCTGCTCTTTCAGCGACACTCTTTTAGAAATTTTGTCAATGAACGGCACTTTGACGTGAAGCCCGGTATTCCATGTGACATGGTATGCGCCCAGCCGCTCCATGACATAGGCGTGCGCCTGCGGCACCACCTTGATATTGGAAATCAGCAGAATTACAACCAAGAGGATAATAATAGCCCCAACAATAAAACCACCCATGAAGTTCCCTCCGTTTACATCAGTCTGTTTTCGGTCTGACAATCAGTTTCACGCCGTCTATGGATTCCACAAAGACGCGCGCTCCGACAGGAACGACGGAGCCGTCGGACGACCGGGCGGTCCAGATGCTGCCGAGCACATTGACCTGGCCCGTTCCCAGCGTGTTGTTGATCTCAACGGTAACAATGGCGATCTTGCCGAGATATCGGTCCGCATTGGTTCCGGTTGTTTTAAAATCCAGGATCTTTTTGACAAAGGGCCTGGTGGCCACCAGAGTCGCCGCCGATACAAGCGCAAACACGAGAATCTGCACGGACTGCGGCGCGCCAAACAGGCTTGCGATCAGCCCCCCTGCGCCTCCCGCGACAAACCAGATGGAGACAAGCTGAGCCGTAGCCGCTTCCAGAACGCCTGCCGCAACCATAACGGCAATCCAGACAAAAGGCATGTAAATGAATAAAACCCCCTTTATTGGGCCACTGTTTCCGGTCTATACTCCATTATTATGGTACCATAAAACTGAAAAAGATGCAATTGTCTTTCAAATTTCAGTGCAGTACCGCCTTTCCGGCTAACAGGGATTCATCGTTCAGGATACCGTAATGGAGCCGCGAATCTGCTCGAAAATCTTATCCCCGATGCCCGAAACATTTTTGATCTCTTCAATCGAATAGAACGGCCCGTTCTTTTCACGATATTCCACGATCCGCCCGGACAGAACGTCCCCGATCCCATCCAGTCCGTTGCTGAGCTCTTCTGCCGATGCCGTGTTGATATTGATCTTTCCCCGAATCTGTGAAGCAGAAGACGGCAGACCGGACGCAACCTTTTCGGAGGGGCTTTTCGATTGTAAAAGGCCGGAAGAGGCGGAAACGGAGGCCGCCCGATTTCCTTCCACGGCGGCGGAACGGGATGAGCCTGAGGAAGAGACGTTCTGTGCCCAGGCAATGGCCGCATCCGGCACATAAAAGGCGTTGTAGCCGATCATCACCGCGCAGACCACCGACGCCAGCAAAATCAAAATCCTTTTTTGCCGGGATTCCTCGTCCATGCCGGTTTTTTCCTCCCTTTTCGGGCCGCCAAAGCTCTACAATAAAGTCAGCCGGTTCAGAAAATCCGTAAAATACGCCGGAAGTTCGCTGGTGAATTCCAGGTATCTCCCGTCGCGGGGATGCTTGAAACCGATTACTTTGGCATGCAGGCACTGCCCATCCAAACCCGGCGCGGGCTTTTTGGGCCCGTACACCGGGTCCCCCGCAACCGGATGCCCCAAATACGCCATATGAACTCTGATCTGGTGGGTCCGCCCCGTTTCAAGTCTGAGCCTCACATGGGTAAAACCGCGGTATCTCGCAAGCACCTGATAATGGGTCACGGCGTCCCTGGAATGCTCCCGGGTAACCGCCATCCTTTTGCGCTCGACCGGGTGACGGCCGATCGGAGCGTCCACCGTGCCGCTGTCTTCTTTCAGGGTCCCGTGTACCACCGCTTCGTAAATCCGCGTAAAGCTGTGGTCCTTGATCTGAGCCGCCAGCTTCTGGTGGGCGAAATCATTTTTCGCAACAATAAGCAGGCCGCTGGTGTCCTTATCGATCCGATGCAGGATTCCGGGCCTCAATACGCCGTTAATCCCGGAAAGGGAGGCCCCGCAGTGCGCGAGCAGCGCATTTACAAGCGTTTTGTCCGGATGCCCCGGAGCCGGATGGACCACCATTCCCTTCGGTTTGTTGACCACCAGCAAATCGCCGTCCTCATAGGCGATTTCAAGCGGGATCTCCTCTGGGACGGCCGAAAGTGGAGCCGGGTCTGGAATCATGATTTCAATCCGGTCGCCCTCGACGCATCGGTAGCTTTTGCCCAGAGAACGGCCGTCTTTTGTAACAAGCCCCTGAACAATCCATTTTT
This window contains:
- a CDS encoding phosphoribosylaminoimidazolecarboxamide formyltransferase: MANEFMLKYGCNPNQKPARIFMKDGGDLPIEVLNGRPGYINFLDAFNSWQLVRELKAACSLPAAASFKHVSPAGAALGVDLSETVKKICFVDDLELSPLAAAYATARGADRMSSYGDFAALSDVCDEQTALVLKREVSDGVIAPGYTERALEILKSKRKGTYNIIRIDPDYRPAPVEHKDVFGVTFEQGRNEAAIGPELLTKIVTKNCGLPEEAKRDLILSLIALKYTQSNSVCYAQGGRTIGVGAGQQSRIHCTRLAGNKADNWLLRQHPKVMELPFRGDIRRPDRDNTIDVYISDDAQDVLANGIWQNFFTVKPEPLTREEKKEWLAKQTGVSLGSDAFFPFGDNIERAHRSGVSYIAQPGGSIRDDNVIETCDKYGIVMAFTGLRLFHH
- the purM gene encoding phosphoribosylformylglycinamidine cyclo-ligase encodes the protein MKSYSESYKAAGVDVTAGYQAVERIKSHVERTSIPGVLSGIGGFGGLFQPDLSEMKAPVFVSGTDGVGTKLKIAFLMDKHDTIGIDCVAMCVNDVVCCGAKPLFFLDYLAVGKNHPESIEKIVSGVADGCVQAGCALVGGETAEMPGFYPADEYDLAGFSVGVVDREKILDGGSIRPGDALIGLESSGLHSNGFSLVRKVFNVGERNVNMLIGELGCTLGEELLKPTRIYVKPMLELMKQVEVKAVSHITGGGFYENVPRMLPQGVTAKIEKSRLPQMPIFSLLQRQGNIPEHDMYNTFNMGIGMCAAVSAVDADRAVEFLNGCGTPARVIGSIAEGGEGVELC
- the purE gene encoding 5-(carboxyamino)imidazole ribonucleotide mutase, with translation MRELKKVAVIMGSDSDFPVVSAAVKKLKSFEIPFEVHVLSAHRTPAEAAEFAKSARSKGFGVIIAAAGMAAHLAGVLASYTTLPVIGVPMKSSALEGLDALLATVQMPGGIPVATVAINGAENAAVLAAQILAVENGELSAKLEQMKCQMQEKVSAKDADIRAQAEQL
- a CDS encoding ComEA family DNA-binding protein; amino-acid sequence: MDEESRQKRILILLASVVCAVMIGYNAFYVPDAAIAWAQNVSSSGSSRSAAVEGNRAASVSASSGLLQSKSPSEKVASGLPSSASQIRGKININTASAEELSNGLDGIGDVLSGRIVEYREKNGPFYSIEEIKNVSGIGDKIFEQIRGSITVS
- a CDS encoding IMP cyclohydrolase, which codes for MQRMNLEDYLGGNPYPGRGILLGRSEDGRNAVIAYFIMGRSENSRNRVFEEEGQGLRTKAFDESKLSDPSLIIYSPVRVLENRTVVTNGDQTDTVCEYLEAGKTFEEALLTRTFEPDAPNFTPRISGIVETENGFRFTLSILKSGETSGTTVREFFEYASPADGEGRLIHTYSGDGDPLPSFAGEPVCVAVDGSIDELTHRIWNALNEDNKISLFVRFISLKTGLTETRILNKNR
- a CDS encoding NfeD family protein, which codes for MPFVWIAVMVAAGVLEAATAQLVSIWFVAGGAGGLIASLFGAPQSVQILVFALVSAATLVATRPFVKKILDFKTTGTNADRYLGKIAIVTVEINNTLGTGQVNVLGSIWTARSSDGSVVPVGARVFVESIDGVKLIVRPKTD
- a CDS encoding SPFH domain-containing protein, which gives rise to MGGFIVGAIIILLVVILLISNIKVVPQAHAYVMERLGAYHVTWNTGLHVKVPFIDKISKRVSLKEQVIDFPPQPVITKDNVTMQIDTVVYFQITDPKLYAYGVERPLSAIENLSATTLRNIIGDLELDHTLTSRDTINTQIRTILDEATDAWGIKVNRVELKNIIPPKEIQDSMEKQMKAERERRAQILTAEGEKRSAILIAEGEKESAILRADATKQTKILEAQGQAEAIALVQKALADSIVLLNQSNPTENVIALKSLEAFQKAADGKATKIIIPSQIQALAGLATSLKELVTDDPKEDPKG
- the purN gene encoding phosphoribosylglycinamide formyltransferase — translated: MLNIAVLVSGGGTNLQALIDAQKAGKIPDGRITLVISSREDAYAVTRAERAGIPAKVLLRRDFTGQDDYDAELLGLLERERIGLVVLAGFMTIISPRVIDRYRNRIINIHPSLIPSFCGEGCYGLRVHQAALKKGVKVTGATVHFVNEICDGGPIILQKAVAVLPDDTPETLQRRVMEQAEWKLLPKAAALFCAGLLEVENGIVKVKGDLSCSE